The Listeria welshimeri serovar 6b str. SLCC5334 genome has a window encoding:
- the qoxA gene encoding cytochrome aa3 quinol oxidase subunit II, protein MSKVLKSLLLTALLGVTGLISGCGDLTVLNPKGPVAKGQSDLIIYSIIFMLVIVLTIFVLFTIMLVKYRERKDISNYEPDMHGSRKLEILWTMIPVAIVIALAIPTVKTIYAGEEAPKVTSHKDPIIIYATSADWKWIFSYPDESIETVNYVNIPTDRPVLFKLTSADTMTSFWVPQLGGQKYAMSGMTMNLYLQADEVGTYKGRNANFNGEGFADQRFDVVAQSEKDFKKWAKETKANSPVITQDTYDRLLIPGSSKKKTYSGTHLAFVDVAADPEYVFYAYKRFGYEMTNPHNPNTKSTISDEPMLPVRPVTVTNPQFERHDMKPQIIKNGEGYHEDKHREDEMKKMEEDIQTNEFNKKESDDAGN, encoded by the coding sequence GTGTCAAAGGTACTTAAATCTTTGCTACTCACGGCACTACTTGGGGTTACCGGCCTTATAAGTGGTTGTGGTGACTTGACAGTACTTAATCCAAAAGGGCCAGTTGCAAAAGGTCAGTCGGACTTAATTATTTATTCGATTATATTTATGCTGGTTATTGTTTTGACGATTTTTGTATTGTTTACGATTATGTTGGTTAAATACCGCGAACGGAAAGACATTTCAAACTATGAGCCAGATATGCATGGTAGTAGAAAACTGGAAATTCTTTGGACAATGATTCCAGTGGCTATCGTTATCGCTCTAGCTATTCCAACTGTAAAAACAATTTATGCAGGGGAAGAAGCGCCAAAAGTGACTTCGCACAAAGATCCAATTATTATTTATGCAACAAGTGCAGACTGGAAATGGATTTTTAGTTATCCAGATGAGTCTATTGAGACGGTTAACTATGTAAATATTCCAACTGACCGTCCTGTATTATTCAAATTAACTTCTGCAGATACAATGACGAGTTTTTGGGTACCACAATTAGGTGGGCAAAAATATGCGATGTCAGGAATGACGATGAATTTATATTTACAAGCAGATGAAGTTGGTACATACAAAGGGCGTAACGCGAACTTCAACGGTGAAGGTTTTGCGGATCAACGTTTTGATGTAGTAGCTCAATCTGAAAAAGATTTCAAAAAATGGGCAAAAGAAACGAAAGCAAATTCGCCAGTTATTACGCAAGACACTTATGACCGTCTTCTAATTCCTGGAAGTTCTAAGAAAAAAACTTATTCTGGTACGCATTTAGCATTTGTTGATGTGGCAGCTGATCCAGAGTATGTTTTCTATGCTTACAAACGTTTTGGTTATGAGATGACAAATCCACATAATCCAAACACTAAATCAACCATTTCTGATGAGCCAATGCTACCGGTTCGTCCTGTGACAGTAACTAATCCGCAATTTGAGCGTCATGATATGAAGCCGCAAATTATTAAAAACGGTGAAGGTTACCACGAGGATAAACATCGTGAGGACGAAATGAAGAAAATGGAAGAAGACATCCAAACAAATGAATTCAATAAAAAAGAATCGGATGACGCAGGGAACTAA
- the qoxB gene encoding cytochrome aa3 quinol oxidase subunit I codes for MKLNEFIVTGDPMILGAQISIVLVSIGVVALLTYTKKWKWLMKEWISSVDHKKIGIMYLLAAVLMFFRGGVDALMMRTQLALPDMKFLDAQHYNEVFSTHGTIMILFMAMPFIIGLMNIAVPLQIGARDVAFPFLNNLSFWTFFMGAMLFNLSFVIGGSPDAGWTNYAPLATDFSAGYGINFYLLGVQIAGIGTLMTGINFFVTILRMRTKGMTLMKMPMFTWSSLITSLIIIFAFPVLTVALALMSFDRLFGTAFFTLTNGGLPMMWANLFWVWGHPEVYIVILPAFGIFSEIISTFSRKKLFGYPAMVAAMAVISLLSFLVWVHHFFTMGSGALVNSFFSITTMMIAIPTGIKIFNWLFTMYKGRITFTTPMLWSLAFIPNFVVGGVTGVMLAMAAADYQYHNTYFLVSHFHYVLIAGTVFSCFAGLTYWYPKMVGYRLNEKIGKWFFWIFVVGFNVCFFPQYFLGLDGMPRRIYTYVQGDGWTTLNFISTVGGFLMGVAFLVLCYNIYYSHKHSKREVTGDPWDARTLEWATSSAVPPKYNFAVLPEWNDLDDFWNRKQKGDSYVNDKNYKPIHMPSNTMVGFVMSVFFFIAGFGLVFYWYWLGIIGLVGILGCMIYRSFQNNDGYHVEVDEIKETEEHNARELATGVKEGNPWNL; via the coding sequence ATGAAATTGAATGAGTTTATCGTAACTGGCGACCCGATGATTTTAGGTGCGCAGATATCTATCGTACTTGTAAGTATTGGTGTTGTTGCGTTACTAACTTATACAAAAAAATGGAAGTGGCTCATGAAAGAGTGGATTTCTTCCGTTGATCATAAAAAAATTGGTATTATGTACTTGCTTGCTGCTGTCTTAATGTTTTTCCGTGGTGGTGTGGATGCGCTAATGATGCGTACCCAGCTAGCTTTACCGGATATGAAATTTTTGGACGCACAGCATTACAATGAAGTATTTTCTACACACGGAACTATTATGATTTTATTTATGGCAATGCCGTTTATTATTGGACTTATGAACATTGCAGTGCCACTTCAAATTGGTGCACGTGATGTAGCATTTCCATTTTTAAACAACTTAAGTTTTTGGACATTCTTTATGGGTGCGATGTTATTTAACTTATCATTCGTAATTGGTGGTTCACCAGATGCTGGTTGGACAAACTATGCGCCACTTGCGACAGATTTTAGCGCTGGATATGGAATTAACTTCTATCTTCTAGGTGTTCAAATCGCTGGTATTGGTACGCTGATGACGGGGATTAACTTTTTCGTTACGATTTTACGAATGCGTACAAAAGGTATGACGTTAATGAAAATGCCAATGTTTACTTGGTCTTCATTAATTACAAGCTTAATCATCATTTTCGCTTTCCCAGTTTTAACAGTGGCACTTGCACTAATGTCATTTGACCGACTGTTTGGGACAGCATTCTTCACACTCACGAATGGCGGGCTCCCAATGATGTGGGCTAACTTGTTCTGGGTTTGGGGACATCCGGAAGTTTATATTGTTATTTTGCCAGCTTTCGGTATTTTCTCAGAGATTATTTCTACGTTCTCCAGGAAAAAATTATTTGGTTATCCGGCGATGGTTGCCGCGATGGCAGTTATTTCTTTACTAAGTTTCCTTGTTTGGGTCCATCACTTCTTTACAATGGGATCAGGGGCGCTTGTTAACTCCTTCTTCTCCATTACAACGATGATGATTGCGATACCGACCGGGATTAAGATATTCAACTGGCTCTTTACGATGTATAAAGGGCGAATAACCTTTACAACACCAATGCTTTGGTCGCTTGCCTTTATCCCTAACTTTGTTGTTGGTGGGGTAACTGGGGTTATGCTTGCGATGGCTGCAGCCGATTATCAATATCATAATACGTATTTCTTAGTATCTCATTTCCACTACGTATTAATTGCTGGGACTGTATTCTCCTGCTTTGCCGGGCTTACATACTGGTATCCAAAAATGGTCGGTTACAGACTAAATGAAAAAATTGGTAAATGGTTCTTCTGGATTTTTGTTGTTGGATTTAACGTTTGTTTCTTCCCGCAATATTTCCTAGGACTAGATGGTATGCCTCGTCGTATTTATACTTATGTTCAAGGTGATGGTTGGACAACGCTTAACTTTATCTCCACAGTGGGCGGATTCTTGATGGGTGTAGCATTCTTAGTACTTTGCTATAACATCTATTACAGCCATAAACACTCTAAACGTGAAGTTACTGGTGACCCGTGGGATGCTCGTACGCTTGAATGGGCTACAAGTTCTGCAGTTCCTCCAAAATATAACTTTGCTGTTTTACCAGAATGGAACGACTTGGATGATTTCTGGAATAGAAAACAAAAAGGCGATTCATATGTGAATGACAAGAATTATAAACCAATTCATATGCCAAGTAATACAATGGTCGGTTTTGTAATGTCCGTTTTCTTCTTCATTGCAGGTTTCGGATTAGTCTTTTACTGGTACTGGTTAGGAATTATTGGTCTCGTTGGTATTTTAGGATGTATGATTTATCGTTCATTCCAAAACAATGATGGCTACCACGTTGAAGTGGATGAAATTAAAGAAACAGAAGAACATAATGCGCGCGAACTTGCGACTGGTGTGAAGGAGGGGAACCCATGGAATCTGTAG
- the qoxC gene encoding cytochrome aa3 quinol oxidase subunit III has product MESVEANKNLPIEYRSEQGRLNILGFWIFLGAEIALFATLFATYFVMRKAGSNAGHPPAEMFELWLVLIMTFLLLTSSFTCGLAIGEMRKGNVKMLTIYSIITLILGAGFVGFELYEFAHYVTEGVTMQVGSYWSAFFVLLGTHGLHVTVGIFWISFILIQIKMHGLTPKTASKVFISSLYWHFLDVVWIFIFTGVYLLGMVN; this is encoded by the coding sequence ATGGAATCTGTAGAAGCAAATAAAAATCTGCCAATAGAATATAGGTCAGAACAAGGTCGATTAAATATTCTTGGTTTCTGGATTTTCCTTGGCGCCGAAATCGCATTGTTTGCTACTCTTTTTGCTACTTACTTTGTTATGAGAAAGGCTGGCTCGAATGCGGGTCATCCGCCAGCAGAAATGTTTGAACTTTGGCTTGTCCTTATAATGACATTTTTACTATTAACAAGTAGTTTTACGTGTGGTCTAGCAATTGGTGAGATGCGTAAAGGCAATGTGAAAATGTTGACGATTTACTCGATTATTACACTCATTCTTGGTGCGGGATTTGTTGGCTTTGAGTTATATGAATTTGCACACTATGTGACAGAAGGCGTTACAATGCAAGTCGGTTCTTACTGGTCGGCATTCTTCGTTTTACTAGGGACACATGGACTTCACGTTACGGTCGGGATTTTCTGGATTAGTTTTATTCTGATTCAAATTAAAATGCATGGTTTGACACCAAAAACAGCATCAAAAGTATTTATTTCCAGTTTATACTGGCATTTCCTTGATGTTGTGTGGATTTTCATTTTCACCGGTGTCTATTTGCTAGGGATGGTGAACTAA
- the qoxD gene encoding cytochrome aa3 quinol oxidase subunit IV → MTQNNKSNAAHAEGGIPWKHIVGFALSVILTLLAVWVALYSTLTTNVKVVIIFIFAFIQAALQLLMFMHMTEGRDGKIQIGNILFAAFIAIVVVIGSYWVMEIGHMNHLL, encoded by the coding sequence ATGACACAAAATAATAAATCAAATGCAGCACATGCTGAAGGTGGCATTCCTTGGAAACATATTGTTGGTTTCGCGTTATCAGTTATTTTGACGCTTCTAGCAGTTTGGGTAGCTCTTTATTCAACGCTTACAACAAATGTTAAGGTAGTTATTATTTTCATCTTTGCGTTCATTCAGGCAGCCCTACAACTTCTAATGTTCATGCATATGACGGAAGGCCGCGATGGCAAAATTCAAATTGGTAACATTTTATTCGCAGCATTTATTGCGATTGTCGTAGTTATTGGTTCTTATTGGGTAATGGAAATTGGTCATATGAATCATTTGTTATAA
- a CDS encoding 6-phospho-beta-glucosidase, with protein sequence MTESKFPKGFLWGGAVAANQCEGAYLEDGKGLSLVDIVPTVEDGRWDALFNPTKALSTDYGFYPSHESIDFYHRYKEDIKLMADMGFKCFRMSISWPRIFPNGDETTPNEKGLAFYDAVFDECHKYGIEPVVTINHFDTPLEVFKKYGGWKNRKCIDFYLNFCEAIFTRYKDKVKYWMTFNEINMILHIPFFGGGMDVTNEENPEEVKYQAAHHQLVASALATKLGHEINPENQIGCMLAAGNTYPMTCNPQDVWKSIQADREGYFFIDVQARGYYPSYTKRFFKEHNINIKMEDGDLDALRDHTVDYVAFSYYSSRLTSADPEKSKETEGNVFATLKNPYLKASEWGWQIDPLGLRITMNTIYDRYQKPLFIVENGLGAVDTVEEDGAINDDYRIDYMREHVREMGEAIEDGVELLGYTPWGCIDLVSAGSGEMKKRYGFIYVDRDNKGNGTLNRSKKKSFDWYKKVIETNGKDID encoded by the coding sequence ATGACAGAATCAAAATTTCCTAAAGGCTTTTTATGGGGCGGAGCAGTTGCTGCAAACCAATGTGAAGGCGCTTATCTTGAAGACGGTAAAGGACTTTCACTAGTAGATATAGTACCAACAGTAGAGGACGGACGTTGGGACGCACTTTTCAATCCAACGAAAGCGCTTTCCACTGATTATGGTTTTTACCCAAGTCATGAATCAATTGATTTTTATCATCGTTATAAAGAAGACATTAAATTAATGGCGGATATGGGATTCAAATGTTTCCGTATGTCCATCAGCTGGCCACGTATTTTCCCAAATGGTGACGAAACTACACCAAATGAAAAAGGATTAGCATTTTATGACGCAGTTTTTGATGAGTGTCATAAATATGGTATCGAGCCAGTAGTTACAATCAATCATTTCGATACTCCACTAGAAGTTTTCAAAAAATATGGTGGTTGGAAAAACCGCAAATGTATCGACTTTTACTTGAATTTCTGTGAAGCTATTTTCACACGTTATAAAGATAAAGTAAAATATTGGATGACATTTAACGAAATTAACATGATTCTTCATATTCCATTCTTTGGTGGCGGCATGGACGTTACGAATGAAGAAAACCCAGAAGAAGTCAAATACCAAGCGGCACATCACCAATTAGTTGCATCTGCTTTAGCAACAAAACTTGGTCATGAAATCAACCCGGAAAACCAAATAGGTTGTATGCTTGCAGCTGGGAACACATACCCAATGACATGTAATCCACAAGATGTTTGGAAATCCATTCAAGCGGACCGTGAAGGCTATTTCTTCATTGACGTTCAAGCGCGTGGTTACTATCCAAGCTACACTAAACGCTTCTTCAAAGAACACAACATTAACATCAAAATGGAAGATGGCGACTTAGACGCATTACGCGATCACACAGTTGATTATGTGGCATTCAGTTACTATTCTTCTCGTCTAACAAGCGCAGATCCAGAGAAAAGCAAAGAAACAGAAGGCAATGTTTTTGCAACACTAAAAAACCCATATCTAAAAGCAAGCGAATGGGGTTGGCAAATTGATCCACTAGGTCTTCGTATCACTATGAATACAATTTATGACCGTTATCAAAAACCACTTTTCATTGTAGAAAATGGATTAGGTGCAGTAGATACAGTGGAAGAAGATGGCGCTATTAATGATGATTACAGAATCGATTACATGCGTGAACACGTTCGCGAAATGGGTGAAGCAATCGAGGACGGCGTGGAACTTCTTGGTTACACACCATGGGGCTGCATCGACCTTGTCAGCGCTGGCTCTGGTGAAATGAAAAAACGTTATGGCTTCATCTACGTTGACCGCGACAACAAAGGCAACGGAACACTAAACCGCTCGAAGAAAAAATCATTCGACTGGTACAAAAAAGTAATTGAAACAAACGGTAAAGATATCGATTAA
- a CDS encoding DUF1433 domain-containing protein, with translation MKKKIILIFLTIIIILVCIGGYLIMQNHEKQKAKQQFLSEESPRIEKYLKYNYKNIDNVTFTNVSVTGMGTPYIEGYVNGDKDLYITASIYGKHFEENVGMPIEMYEWAKYPTDKSVSEIEKEETSHK, from the coding sequence ATGAAAAAAAAAATCATTTTGATTTTTTTAACTATTATTATAATACTAGTTTGTATTGGAGGCTACCTTATTATGCAAAATCATGAAAAACAAAAAGCAAAACAACAATTCTTATCAGAAGAATCTCCTCGAATTGAAAAGTATTTAAAATATAATTACAAAAATATAGACAATGTTACTTTTACAAACGTATCTGTCACTGGTATGGGTACTCCTTATATAGAAGGCTATGTAAATGGAGATAAGGATTTATATATAACTGCATCTATTTATGGTAAACATTTTGAAGAAAATGTGGGTATGCCTATAGAAATGTATGAATGGGCTAAATACCCTACAGATAAGTCTGTTTCTGAAATCGAAAAAGAAGAAACTTCCCATAAATAA
- a CDS encoding DUF2974 domain-containing protein translates to MKVKDNTNFYLADAVYSNKYLKIGSVLPLANDEEWITINSVNKENGLQAIAVVPLKDYKDYNNGKLKKYTHIVFVSRGSEELNDWKENLGLVVKEDDKEGQFKVYDKFVNDTLGKFKTQDYSFTGHSLGGGLAQYEAVKHLKPAVTFAAARAFNKLTDKEQKKALNGEYWDLIKDYYHSDDVVGMLPPNAEVFYRQYLMKRNSSENNIDKFGIGGHMQSTFIGCFGVDGAAELLVKPDEIINQIERLDDVFAKMRQIENFMQDYEEWEKIQSQRLRSQLDEETWEGGKYSELTNWDVDDVLTEVSRKYKDGVYRFHNTDKFEEFYDENRKTIQKLNGFKEEVISAALAFNNKDKELGNWIKENSKGW, encoded by the coding sequence ATGAAAGTGAAAGATAACACAAATTTTTATTTAGCAGATGCAGTATACTCAAATAAATATCTAAAAATAGGAAGTGTGTTACCCTTAGCAAATGATGAAGAGTGGATCACAATCAACTCAGTAAACAAAGAAAACGGTCTGCAAGCTATTGCAGTGGTGCCATTGAAGGATTATAAAGATTACAATAACGGGAAATTAAAAAAATATACTCATATTGTTTTTGTATCGCGAGGATCTGAAGAATTAAATGATTGGAAAGAAAACTTAGGTCTGGTTGTAAAGGAAGATGATAAAGAAGGCCAATTTAAAGTATATGACAAATTCGTTAATGATACGCTTGGAAAATTTAAGACGCAGGACTATAGTTTTACAGGACATAGTTTAGGCGGTGGATTAGCGCAGTATGAAGCTGTTAAGCACCTAAAACCAGCAGTAACATTTGCTGCCGCGAGAGCTTTTAATAAATTAACGGACAAAGAGCAAAAAAAGGCTTTAAATGGGGAGTATTGGGATTTAATTAAAGATTATTATCATTCAGACGATGTCGTTGGAATGTTACCACCAAATGCGGAAGTTTTTTATAGACAATACTTAATGAAACGTAATTCAAGTGAAAATAATATAGACAAATTTGGAATTGGTGGACATATGCAGTCTACTTTTATTGGTTGTTTTGGGGTAGATGGTGCGGCTGAATTACTTGTTAAACCAGACGAAATTATTAATCAAATCGAGCGTTTGGATGATGTTTTTGCAAAAATGCGTCAGATTGAAAATTTTATGCAAGACTATGAAGAGTGGGAAAAAATACAGTCACAGCGCCTGAGATCTCAGCTAGATGAAGAAACATGGGAAGGTGGAAAGTACAGTGAATTAACAAACTGGGATGTAGATGATGTACTTACTGAGGTTTCAAGAAAATACAAAGACGGTGTATATAGGTTTCATAATACAGATAAATTTGAAGAGTTTTATGATGAAAATAGAAAAACAATTCAAAAACTAAATGGATTTAAAGAAGAAGTAATTAGTGCAGCGCTAGCTTTTAATAATAAAGATAAAGAATTAGGCAACTGGATAAAAGAAAACAGCAAAGGATGGTAA